The following coding sequences lie in one Musa acuminata AAA Group cultivar baxijiao chromosome BXJ1-8, Cavendish_Baxijiao_AAA, whole genome shotgun sequence genomic window:
- the LOC135588909 gene encoding uncharacterized protein LOC135588909, with protein MTVERVITVKYLEPTMSRVLLDKFPDNSAFDFDYSQSGIWSPLLPRGGGIGRHGPASLLLDGARKKLLAGSPVAPRRVKAKLTYKKQKATRESLDLSPVPSSRLGWKRVSRAAAKRFKVHGRSPLQMMLPAL; from the exons ATGACAGTGGAGCGCGTCATCACGGTGAAGTACCTGGAGCCGACCATGTCCAGGGTCCTCCTCGACAAGTTCCCGGACAACTCCGCCTTCGACTTCGACTACTCCCAAAGCGGGATATGGTCTCCCTTGCTTCCCCGCGGCGGCGGAATCGGTCGCCATGGACCGGCTTCGCTGCTCCTCGACGGCGCCCGGAAGAAACTCTTGGCTGGATCTCCAGTGGCGCCCCGTAGAGTGAAAGCAAAGCTCACGTACAAGAAGCAGAAAGCTACTAGGGAGAGCTTAGACCTCTCTCCAGTTCCTTCGTCAAGGCTG GGGTGGAAGAGGGTGTCGAGGGCAGCGGCGAAGCGCTTCAAAGTCCACGGAAGATCGCCGCTGCAGATGATGCTGCCGGCGTTATAA
- the LOC103994358 gene encoding L-type lectin-domain containing receptor kinase IX.1, whose amino-acid sequence MVVGRSSSMLSALFCLSIVVPSATCLSFNLSFLDPASRSGIELQGNATWNSTDGIQLTNDTIIYNVGRAVYREPLLLWDARTKAMSDFTTHFSFIIRNSSNTSSSGDGLAFFMAPYPSPLLLDSSGGPLGIFKRGSLNSTVPTVAVEFDTYQNEWDVDDHHVGIDVNSIVSQKVASWNGSLKTGMLANAWVSYDAITRNLSVFLTYADNPVFAGDSVLHTVIDLRDHLPANVTVGFSAATGQVTETHAVLSWSFSSSLQPRSIPPPTAPTASDAAKSKSKTGLIVGLVIGAGALMVMPGLLLFVLWRRKKSRRRNAADREEDMDFDQTTDDDFTGNRGPKRFAYKELARATRNFSDEGKLGEGGFGSVYRGHLKDLKLDVAIKRVSRESRQGRKEYVSEVKIISRLRHRNLVQLVGWCHDRGEFLLVYEFMPNGSLDSYLYSPAAGLGWPARHKIALGLASALLYLHEEWEQCVMHRDVKPSNIMLDSAFNAKLGDFGLARLVDHDRNLQTTDLAGTRVYIAPECFYTGKPSKESDVYSFGIVALEIACGRKPVELKEKDPGKEILVEWVWELYGRRTTLEAADPRLNGDFDETQMECLMVVGLWCAHPDYNVRPSIRQAINALNLETPLPELPPKMPVPMYYTPWSDVSQSLHASSLATTTSITAKSAPTGSSSMSPSSSHLLKSPNTEAVIST is encoded by the coding sequence ATGGTGGTTGGCCGATCAAGCAGCATGTTGTCTGCTCTCTTTTGCTTGTCGATCGTTGTCCCTTCGGCTACCTGCCTCTCCTTCAATCTCTCTTTTCTTGATCCCGCAAGTCGCTCCGGAATCGAGCTGCAAGGCAATGCAACCTGGAACAGCACCGATGGCATTCAGCTCACCAACGACACCATCATCTACAACGTGGGGAGAGCGGTGTACCGAGAGCCGCTGCTCCTGTGGGATGCCCGCACCAAGGCGATGTCCGATTTCACCACCCATTTTTCCTTCATCATCCGTAACTCTTCGAATACTTCATCGTCCGGCGATGGCCTCGCGTTCTTCATGGCGCCGTATCCTTCTCCCCTCCTCCTCGATTCCTCCGGTGGCCCTCTCGGCATCTTCAAAAGAGGCTCCTTGAATTCTACTGTCCCGACGGTGGCGGTCGAGTTCGACACCTACCAAAACGAGTGGGATGTGGACGACCACCACGTTGGGATCGATGTCAACTCGATCGTCTCACAGAAGGTTGCGAGCTGGAACGGCAGTCTCAAGACTGGGATGCTGGCGAATGCATGGGTGAGCTACGACGCCATCACTCGTAATCTGAGCGTCTTCCTCACTTATGCCGACAACCCTGTTTTCGCTGGTGATTCCGTCCTCCACACCGTCATCGATCTGCGGGATCACCTACCGGCAAACGTTACAGTAGGCTTCTCGGCGGCCACTGGTCAGGTGACCGAGACGCATGCCGTTCTATCGTGGTCTTTCAGCTCGAGTCTGCAACCAAGAAGCATTCCGCCGCCGACGGCTCCGACAGCATCGGATGCAGCGAAAAGTAAGAGCAAGACGGGGCTCATAGTCGGTTTGGTGATCGGAGCAGGGGCTCTGATGGTCATGCCGGGCTTGCTGTTGTTCGTtctgtggaggaggaagaagtccCGCCGCAGGAATGCAGCAGATCGTGAAGAGGACATGGATTTCGATCAAACCACGGATGATGATTTCACGGGAAACAGAGGGCCAAAGAGGTTCGCGTACAAAGAGCTGGCCCGTGCAACGAGGAACTTCTCCGACGAGGGTAAGCTAGGGGAGGGAGGATTCGGGTCGGTCTACAGAGGTCACTTGAAAGATCTGAAGCTTGATGTGGCCATTAAGAGGGTCTCTCGGGAGTCGCGACAGGGAAGGAAGGAGTACGTCTCCGAGGTCAAGATCATAAGCCGGCTGAGGCACCGGAACCTGGTGCAACTGGTGGGCTGGTGCCATGACCGCGGAGAATTCTTGCTCGTCTACGAGTTCATGCCCAACGGAAGCCTCGATTCCTATCTGTACAGCCCCGCAGCAGGTCTGGGGTGGCCGGCGCGGCACAAGATAGCGCTGGGCCTCGCCTCTGCTCTGCTCTATCTGCACGAGGAGTGGGAGCAGTGCGTGATGCACCGCGACGTCAAGCCAAGCAACATCATGCTGGACTCCGCGTTCAACGCCAAGCTGGGAGATTTCGGGCTCGCCCGGCTCGTCGACCACGATCGCAACTTGCAGACGACGGACTTGGCCGGCACGAGAGTCTACATCGCTCCCGAATGCTTCTACACCGGCAAACCCAGCAAAGAGTCGGACGTTTACAGCTTCGGCATCGTCGCGTTGGAGATCGCATGCGGTCGAAAGCCAGTGGAACTCAAGGAGAAGGACCCAGGCAAGGAAATACTGGTGGAATGGGTGTGGGAGCTCTACGGACGAAGAACGACCCTGGAAGCAGCAGACCCGAGGCTCAACGGCGACTTCGACGAGACGCAGATGGAGTGCTTGATGGTGGTAGGGTTATGGTGTGCTCATCCGGATTACAACGTGCGGCCATCGATCCGACAGGCCATCAACGCGCTCAATCTCGAGACTCCACTGCCGGAGCTCCCCCCCAAGATGCCGGTGCCCATGTACTACACGCCGTGGAGTGATGTGAGCCAGTCTCTGCATGCGTCGTCTCTCGCCACGACAACTTCGATTACTGCGAAGTCCGCACCGACGGGCTCCTCCAGCATGTCTCCGAGTTCATCTCACTTGCTGAAGTCGCCCAACACTGAGGCCGTGATTTCTACATGA
- the LOC135680626 gene encoding L-type lectin-domain containing receptor kinase IX.1-like, whose amino-acid sequence MLSALFCLSIVVPSATCLSFNLSFLDPASRSGIELQGNATWNSTDGIQLTNDTIFYNVGRAVYREPLLLWDARTKAMSDFTTHFSFIIRNSSNTSLSGDGLAFFMAPYLSPLLPDSYGAPLGIFEGVSLNSTVPTVAVEFDTYKNEWDVDDHHVGIDVNSIISQKNASWNGSLKTGMLANAWVSYDAITHNLSVFLTYADNPVISGDSVLHYIIDLRDHLPANVTVGFSAATGQVTEMHAVVSWSFRSNLQPRSIPPPTAPTASDAAKSKSKTGLIVGLVIGAGALMVMPGLLLFVLWRRRRKSRRRNAADGDEDMDFYQTTDDDFMGNRGPKRFAYKELARATRNFSDEGKLGEGGFGSVYRGHLKDMKLDVAIKRVSRESRQGRKEYVSEVKIISRLRHRNLVQLVGWCHDRGEFLLVYEFMPNGSLDSYLYSPAAGLGWPARHKIALGLASALLYLHEEWEQCVMHRDVKPSNIMLDSAFNAKLGDFGLARLVDHDRNLHTTDLAGTRVYIAPECFYTGKPSKESDVYSFGIVALEIACGRRPVELKEKDPGKEILVEWVWELYGRRTILEAADARLNGDFDETQMECLMVVGLWCAHPDYNVRPSIRQAINALNLETPLPELPPKMPVPMYYTPWSDVSQSLHASSLATTTSITAKSAPTGSSSMSPSSSHLLKSPNTEAVIST is encoded by the coding sequence ATGTTGTCTGCTCTCTTTTGCTTGTCGATCGTTGTCCCTTCGGCAACCTGCCTCTCCTTCAATCTCTCTTTTCTTGATCCCGCAAGTCGCTCCGGAATCGAGCTGCAAGGCAATGCAACCTGGAACAGCACCGATGGCATTCAGCTCACCAACGACACCATCTTCTACAACGTGGGAAGAGCGGTGTACCGAGAGCCGCTGCTCCTGTGGGATGCTCGCACCAAGGCGATGTCCGATTTCACCACCCATTTTTCCTTCATCATCCGTAACTCTTCGAATACTTCACTGTCCGGCGATGGCCTCGCGTTCTTCATGGCGCCGTATCTTTCTCCCCTCCTCCCCGATTCCTACGGTGCCCCTCTCGGCATCTTCGAAGGAGTCTCCTTGAATTCTACTGTCCCGACGGTGGCGGTCGAGTTCGACACCTACAAAAACGAATGGGATGTGGACGACCACCACGTTGGGATCGATGTCAACTCGATCATCTCACAGAAGAATGCGAGCTGGAACGGCAGTCTCAAGACTGGGATGCTGGCGAATGCATGGGTGAGCTACGACGCCATCACTCATAATCTGAGCGTCTTCCTCACTTATGCCGACAACCCTGTTATCTCTGGTGATTCCGTCCTCCACTACATCATCGATCTGCGGGATCACCTACCGGCAAACGTTACAGTAGGCTTCTCGGCGGCCACTGGTCAGGTAACCGAGATGCATGCCGTTGTATCGTGGTCTTTCCGCTCGAATCTGCAACCAAGAAGCATTCCGCCGCCGACGGCTCCGACAGCATCGGATGCAGCGAAAAGTAAGAGCAAGACGGGGCTCATAGTCGGTTTGGTGATCGGAGCAGGGGCTCTGATGGTCATGCCGGGCTTGCTGTTGTTCGTtctgtggaggaggaggaggaagtccCGCCGCAGGAATGCAGCAGATGGTGACGAGGAcatggatttctatcaaaccacgGATGATGATTTCATGGGAAACAGAGGGCCAAAAAGGTTCGCGTACAAAGAGCTGGCCCGTGCAACGAGGAACTTCTCCGACGAGGGTAAGCTAGGGGAGGGAGGATTCGGGTCGGTCTACAGAggtcacttgaaagatatgaagctTGATGTGGCCATTAAGAGGGTCTCTCGCGAGTCTCGACAGGGAAGGAAGGAGTACGTCTCCGAGGTCAAGATCATAAGCCGGCTGAGGCACCGGAACCTGGTGCAGCTGGTGGGCTGGTGCCATGACCGCGGAGAATTTTTGCTCGTCTACGAGTTCATGCCCAACGGAAGCCTCGATTCCTATCTGTACAGCCCCGCAGCAGGTCTGGGGTGGCCGGCGCGGCACAAGATAGCGCTGGGCCTCGCCTCTGCTCTGCTCTATCTGCACGAGGAGTGGGAGCAGTGCGTGATGCACCGCGACGTCAAGCCCAGCAACATCATGCTGGACTCCGCGTTCAACGCCAAGTTGGGAGATTTCGGGCTCGCCCGGCTCGTCGACCACGATCGCAACTTGCATACGACGGACTTGGCCGGCACGAGAGTCTACATCGCCCCCGAATGCTTCTACACCGGCAAACCCAGCAAAGAGTCGGACGTTTACAGCTTCGGCATCGTCGCGTTGGAGATCGCATGCGGTCGAAGGCCGGTGGAACTCAAGGAGAAGGACCCGGGCAAGGAAATACTGGTGGAATGGGTTTGGGAGCTCTACGGACGAAGAACGATCCTGGAAGCAGCAGACGCGAGGCTCAACGGCGACTTCGACGAGACGCAGATGGAGTGCTTGATGGTGGTAGGGTTATGGTGTGCTCATCCGGATTACAACGTGCGGCCATCGATCCGACAGGCCATCAACGCGCTCAATCTCGAGACTCCACTGCCGGAGCTTCCCCCCAAGATGCCGGTGCCCATGTACTACACGCCGTGGAGTGATGTGAGCCAGTCTCTGCATGCGTCGTCTCTCGCCACTACAACTTCGATTACTGCGAAGTCGGCACCGACGGGCTCCTCCAGCATGTCTCCGAGTTCGTCTCACTTGCTGAAGTCGCCCAACACTGAGGCCGTGATTTCCACATGA